A stretch of Lathyrus oleraceus cultivar Zhongwan6 chromosome 6, CAAS_Psat_ZW6_1.0, whole genome shotgun sequence DNA encodes these proteins:
- the LOC127095825 gene encoding serine/threonine-protein kinase RIPK isoform X1, with amino-acid sequence MTTKKITWKSMILILNCYKSKYPLEESKKQVLKQGSFQRLCLSDISNSSSTQAIEDISVSFAGSKLHAFTLEELKEATHGFSWSNMLGEGGFGPVYKGFVDDKVRQGLKAQTVAVKCLDLDGLQGHREWLAEIIFLGQLRHHHLVKLIGYCCEDEHRLLVYEYMPRGSLESQLFRRYAAAMPWSTRMKIALGAAKGLAFLHEADKPVIYRDFKASNILLDSDYTAKLSDFGLAKDGPEGEETHVTTRVMGTHGYAAPEYIMTGHLTTKSDVYSYGVVLLELLTGRRVVDKSLESKRGKSLVEWARPMLRDPKKLDRIIDRRLEGQFPMKGALKVAMLAFKCLSHHPNPRPCMSDVVKILEPLQDFDDVFVGPFVYVAVSENGDKDQI; translated from the exons ATGACTACAAAAAAGATAACATGGAAATCCATGATCTTGATCTTAAATTGTTACAAGAGTAAATACCCTTTGGAGGAATCAAAGAAACAAGTTTTGAAACAAGGTTCTTTTCAAAGATTATGTTTATCAGATATAAGCAATTCAAGTTCAACTCAAGCTATTGAAGATATTTCAGTTTCTTTTGCTGGCTCTAAGCTTCATGCATTCACACTTGAGGAGCTTAAAGAAGCAACACATGGTTTTTCATGGAGTAATATGTTGGGTGAAGGCGGTTTCGGTCCGGTTTATAAAGGGTTTGTTGATGATAAGGTTAGACAAGGCTTAAAGGCTCAAACTGTTGCGGTTAAATGTTTGGATTTGGATGGTTTGCAAGGTCATAGAGAGTGGCTG GCAGAGATTATATTTCTTGGACAACTAAGGCATCACCATCTTGTGAAGTTAATTGGATATTGTTGTGAAGATGAACATAGACTTTTGGTGTATGAGTACATGCCAAGAGGTAGCTTGGAGAGTCAACTATTCAGAA GATATGCTGCTGCTATGCCATGGTCAACAAGGATGAAAATTGCATTAGGTGCTGCTAAGGGTTTGGCTTTCCTTCATGAAGCAGATAAGCCTGTAATTTATAGAGATTTCAAAGCTTCAAATATCTTACTAGACTCG GATTATACGGCTAAACTCTCGGATTTTGGACTGGCTAAGGATGGCCCGGAAGGGGAAGAAACACATGTCACGACGCGCGTAATGGGAACACATGGTTATGCTGCTCCGGAGTACATCATGACAG GTCATCTTACAACAAAGAGTGATGTGTATAGCTATGGAGTGGTTCTATTGGAATTGCTTACAGGAAGAAGGGTAGTGGACAAGTCCTTAGAATCAAAAAGAGGTAAGAGCTTGGTAGAATGGGCAAGACCTATGTTGAGAGATCCAAAGAAACTTGACAGAATCATAGACCGTAGACTTGAAGGACAGTTTCCTATGAAAGGAGCTTTGAAAGTTGCTATGTTGGCTTTTAAATGTTTGAGTCATCACCCAAATCCAAGACCTTGtatgagtgatgttgttaagatTTTGGAACCACTTCAAGATTTTGATGATGTTTTTGTAGGTCCATTTGTTTATGTTGCTGTAAGTGAAAATGGTGACAAAGATCAAATATAG
- the LOC127095825 gene encoding serine/threonine-protein kinase RIPK isoform X2 produces the protein MTTKKITWKSMILILNCYKSKYPLEESKKQVLKQGSFQRLCLSDISNSSSTQAIEDISVSFAGSKLHAFTLEELKEATHGFSWSNMLGEGGFGPVYKGFVDDKVRQGLKAQTVAVKCLDLDGLQGHREWLAEIIFLGQLRHHHLVKLIGYCCEDEHRLLVYEYMPRGSLESQLFRRYAAAMPWSTRMKIALGAAKGLAFLHEADKPDYTAKLSDFGLAKDGPEGEETHVTTRVMGTHGYAAPEYIMTGHLTTKSDVYSYGVVLLELLTGRRVVDKSLESKRGKSLVEWARPMLRDPKKLDRIIDRRLEGQFPMKGALKVAMLAFKCLSHHPNPRPCMSDVVKILEPLQDFDDVFVGPFVYVAVSENGDKDQI, from the exons ATGACTACAAAAAAGATAACATGGAAATCCATGATCTTGATCTTAAATTGTTACAAGAGTAAATACCCTTTGGAGGAATCAAAGAAACAAGTTTTGAAACAAGGTTCTTTTCAAAGATTATGTTTATCAGATATAAGCAATTCAAGTTCAACTCAAGCTATTGAAGATATTTCAGTTTCTTTTGCTGGCTCTAAGCTTCATGCATTCACACTTGAGGAGCTTAAAGAAGCAACACATGGTTTTTCATGGAGTAATATGTTGGGTGAAGGCGGTTTCGGTCCGGTTTATAAAGGGTTTGTTGATGATAAGGTTAGACAAGGCTTAAAGGCTCAAACTGTTGCGGTTAAATGTTTGGATTTGGATGGTTTGCAAGGTCATAGAGAGTGGCTG GCAGAGATTATATTTCTTGGACAACTAAGGCATCACCATCTTGTGAAGTTAATTGGATATTGTTGTGAAGATGAACATAGACTTTTGGTGTATGAGTACATGCCAAGAGGTAGCTTGGAGAGTCAACTATTCAGAA GATATGCTGCTGCTATGCCATGGTCAACAAGGATGAAAATTGCATTAGGTGCTGCTAAGGGTTTGGCTTTCCTTCATGAAGCAGATAAGCCT GATTATACGGCTAAACTCTCGGATTTTGGACTGGCTAAGGATGGCCCGGAAGGGGAAGAAACACATGTCACGACGCGCGTAATGGGAACACATGGTTATGCTGCTCCGGAGTACATCATGACAG GTCATCTTACAACAAAGAGTGATGTGTATAGCTATGGAGTGGTTCTATTGGAATTGCTTACAGGAAGAAGGGTAGTGGACAAGTCCTTAGAATCAAAAAGAGGTAAGAGCTTGGTAGAATGGGCAAGACCTATGTTGAGAGATCCAAAGAAACTTGACAGAATCATAGACCGTAGACTTGAAGGACAGTTTCCTATGAAAGGAGCTTTGAAAGTTGCTATGTTGGCTTTTAAATGTTTGAGTCATCACCCAAATCCAAGACCTTGtatgagtgatgttgttaagatTTTGGAACCACTTCAAGATTTTGATGATGTTTTTGTAGGTCCATTTGTTTATGTTGCTGTAAGTGAAAATGGTGACAAAGATCAAATATAG